The genomic region aaggagagagcagtgcaatggcagggtgcttctgctgttgagagggtgctgtgtgggtcagggctgctcacagctccacatcactgcaggatcttcccaggagacttttcaggaagcacagcaaggcaggggctgcctgaaagggaaggatcctggtctttcactcttctcctctgggttgTCTGGGTGGGCAATGGcacatagaaattaatctctcatttccggaggaggcactgaaattccaagtctGTTCCTCTTAGAGGTGAATAAAGCGGGGAGTATTGGAAATCACCATGCCGTGGTTACAGACAGCATCAGTGTCACTTTTCCATCCTCGCCAGGGCTGGTCTGATGTTCCCCTCAgagcctgcacacccagagatgcccctgggcagtgtcctgctgcagggagggctctgcagggcagagctgagcaggcagcgggtgggatgggctctgtgagcactgccagggaggagacacaggggacagagaaccagctcctggcagggacagctgcaggcagcagagacagggacggggttgggaggacactgcaaacaagcacagggggagggtgcgctcaggcagctctctttctgtgtttccctgcagatgtctgctgggcACTGTCTGCGGGGCAATGAGCTGACTCTCTCTGTAGAACCTCCCATCGGAGGGACCCCcgagtctctgctttgcctgtcctgcagggcttgcaagctgccccccagaaaggcgcagctctgctgtgggatcctCGGGAGTGCGGAGCCTTTCCTTGGAGGTCGGCACTCTCCTCGCAGagtcagctgcttctctctgggaggggtcgtgtcctgccctctccatcacacctccacctctgggctgggctggagaagagtttgcagagctgtcctgTGAAACAGGACTCCTCTGGTCTCATCAGAGTTCAGGTTTAgcgtttttttttaaaagagtaatttgtgtgtgaagtcATCTTCAaggcaggaaaatgaaaacacagggcagatgggaaaagGGCTGATGGACACTGCAGCTTtgtgaaaaaacacagacaaaattaTTACAAAGACATGCCAAGCCTCTCTGCCACAGCCCACGTTCTTCCATGAGTCATGAGTGCAGATATTGAACTTTTCCATGAAAGATGGATTACATTTTACATCCCCTGTGAACATCGGAGCTGTCACAAAGCAGTTCCCAtgtacccactgcagcagagcaaagctgactcctcagcagcagaagggcagagctcctgctcctcacagcacactcagccagcacaaactagagaaaggaaatgcattccAACTGCGGGGGGATTTCTATGAAAAATTGAGTGGATTTTCTTCGAGAAATCTGTCctaacttttttcctgtcttttccttctttggacAGAACTTAAGACCAGGAAACagcaaatgtccaacagcagctccatcacccagttcctcctcctggccttCACAGacacgcgggagctgcagctcttgcacttctgcctcttcctgggcatctacctggctgccctcctgggaaatggcctcatcatcaccgccatagcctgcgaccaccacctccacagccccatgtacttcttcctacTCAACCTTTCTCTCATCGACCTGGGCTCCCtctccaccactgtccccaaagccatggccagttccctctgggacaccagggccatctcctactcaggatgtgctgcccaagtctttctgtttgtctttttcatgtcagcagaACTGtatcttctcactgtcatgtcctatgaccgctacattgccatctgcaaacccctgcactacgggaccctcctgggcagcagagcttgtgtccacatggcagcagctgcctggggcagtgggttgctcAATTCCCTTCTtcacacagccaatacattttcactacctctctgcaaaggcaatgccgtggaccagttcttctgtgaaattccacAGATCatcaagctctcctgctcagaagCCTACCT from Gavia stellata isolate bGavSte3 unplaced genomic scaffold, bGavSte3.hap2 HAP2_SCAFFOLD_42, whole genome shotgun sequence harbors:
- the LOC132321472 gene encoding olfactory receptor 14I1-like, producing MSNSSSITQFLLLAFTDTRELQLLHFCLFLGIYLAALLGNGLIITAIACDHHLHSPMYFFLLNLSLIDLGSLSTTVPKAMASSLWDTRAISYSGCAAQVFLFVFFMSAELYLLTVMSYDRYIAICK